In the Symmachiella macrocystis genome, GGTTGCTGCTGGTGTGGTGCGAATACTATTCCAACGCACCGGCAGCTGCCACAAAAATTGGACAGGGTGGCATCGGCGACGACGTTTCCTGCCAGATCTCCTCAATGGTCTCGCACGATCACGGTCGGACGTGGGGGGATCGCACCGTCATGCAAGCCAACAATTGGCAACACAACGTCAAACACCCCAACTTGGTCCGTATGTCACCCGATGAGGTGCTATTTTCCTACGTCGGTTGGGATTCCGCAGCGCAGCGAAACGTTTTTATGCGGCGTTCCACCGACAATTGCCGCACTTGGGGCGAACAGGTCCAGATCTCCGAGCCGGGTTGGTATTGCAACAACGCTGACCGAGCGATTCGCCTCAGCAGCGGTCGCGTGTTGCTCCCCGCGCATGGTCCCTACGCCAAGAACTATATCGGCGGCACTCCCTACAAAGGGGGCGATCTGCATTCGTTCGTGTTTTATTCCGACGACGGTTTCAAAACCTGGGAACGCAGCAGCGACAGCATGACCGCCGTCGGCCGCGGCTGCCACGAACCGACAATTGTCGAACTCAAAGACGGCCGCCTCCTCTGCCTGCTCCGCAATACGAACCAACGGCAGTATCAAAGTGTCTCTGAAGATGGCGGCGACCACTGGAGTCAGCCGGTACCCACAAAATTGAAATCGCCCGAATCCCCTGCCCTGGTCAAACGCATTCCCACCACCGGCGACCTACTCGTGCTGTGGAACAACGTCGCCTCAAAATCCAACTGGCCCCGCACCCCGCTCACGGCAGCGATTTCCAAGGACGAAGGCAAAACCTGGAGCCAATACAAAGACATCGACAATCGAAAAGACCGCGACGCCGCCTATCCATCCGTCACCTTCGTCGGCGACGAAGCCCTGGTCGCCTATTATTCCCGCTCGACGAAATGGAAACGGGACTCGGAGGTGACGCTACGGATTTATGACGTGGGGCAGTTTTATGGGTGATGGTGAATCGACAAGGAGAAGCCTGTGAGGGACCATGGATCTTTTCAGGTTTTTGCGGATTATTTTCAGTTCTATCTCTGGGACAAAGAGAAGAGACCAATTGCGCCAGTTGATTACACGGATGAAGACATCAAACGACGCGTCAAGACTGCCCCTTATATTGTGGTTATTCAAACGGCGCGGAATATGTCCGTTCCGTTCCAAATCGAGATTTACGAAACCGCCCCAGGATTCGAGGCAAATGATTGGGACCACATCGCGGAGTGCAGTCTCGACGTTCCATCGGGCTGCCTACAAATCCACGAGAGTACCGGCGGACCGATAGCGGATTTCACGGTTACTCCAAGTTGTTTCCGAATCCGTGCATTTTTCGGCAAATTGGGGGGTGTTTCCGACAACGGGCTGGACGGAAATGACCATTACAAAGTCACAATGTGGCCTGCGGAGTACCTCGAAGTGCACGTCGTCAAACAATGGGAGGGTTAGATTTAATATTCCCCTGGTTCCCACATTCTCGAAGCTCTGCTTCGAGTGCCTGTAGTTCGTTCAGCCGCCTGCCACAGGTTTGACTAAACTCATGATCTTCGACAACGACTTCAAGATCGACATCGGATTCAACGAAATCGGAGCATTCGTACGCGCAACGCACAAACCAACCGGCAACGAGAAACTGGCGGAGTCCGTCGCTGCTGATTCCATTGGCAAAACGCGCAATGCACTTGTCGCTGAATTGCGTCGCATGATCTATGACCCAGACGACATCCGCGTTGATTACATGCGCACAGATGGCGGTGAAGCCATCCGTGTCGTGCATGTGCCATCAGGGCTTGAACGCACCGCTATTCGAAGTGGCGGAAGCCAAGAAACGGATTTACTCGATGAAATTCTGGAAGAATTGTACGCGGGAAGGAAATAAGCACGTAGGTCAGGCTCCCGCCTGACGCCCCTACCCAACGGCGTATCATTGGAAATGTATACTTCGTTTTCGCGGATACAATGACGATCCGGCGTCAACTCTGATGCGAGTCAGGCGGGCGCCTGACCTACACAAAGGTGCGATCGATGGTGAAACCCCCAATCATATTATACGAGAATGGCAACGTAGAATTTTTTGGCAATCTCAGCGATGTCATTTGTTATGTCGAGCCCATAGATATTTTGAATCATGAGTACGTAATCTATGATTCCGAGGGGCGCATAATCACTCTCGAAGTGGTTAACGACCGTTCTGCGTATGGTTATTACAATTTAGAGCGAGTTGTTTTAAAATCAGAAGGCGAATTACTTCCGAAACAATTACGGGAGAATTTAATACCGTTTTTCGCGAGAGTACTCAAGGATGAGGGGATGTCATCAAAACCTCTGGAGGAGCTCATTCACATTGGAATCGACTTTTTCGGCGTTGACTGTGAGTAAGCAAGTAGGTCAGGCAGCCGCCTGACGCCCCCACCAAACGGCGTTGTATTGTAATCATCCATAGCGTTGGTGGTTTGTTTCAATTGCCTCCAAAGCGAACTCTGATGCGCGTCAGGCGGCTGCCTGACCTACTTGCTACTCCCCAAAATGTGCCGCTAAAAACTCCAACGTCTTATAATTCGACCAAGCATGCGGCCCATCAAAGAAATCGGCGTCGATGCGGTCTCCGTAGCCCAGCAATTTGTAGA is a window encoding:
- a CDS encoding sialidase family protein; amino-acid sequence: MSSRKHNSISRRDFLAAAAMSTVAGTSLAQADNKTSPPLLKPIHDSIVCPWTPQYPRHDHQLIFPLDDDRLLLVWCEYYSNAPAAATKIGQGGIGDDVSCQISSMVSHDHGRTWGDRTVMQANNWQHNVKHPNLVRMSPDEVLFSYVGWDSAAQRNVFMRRSTDNCRTWGEQVQISEPGWYCNNADRAIRLSSGRVLLPAHGPYAKNYIGGTPYKGGDLHSFVFYSDDGFKTWERSSDSMTAVGRGCHEPTIVELKDGRLLCLLRNTNQRQYQSVSEDGGDHWSQPVPTKLKSPESPALVKRIPTTGDLLVLWNNVASKSNWPRTPLTAAISKDEGKTWSQYKDIDNRKDRDAAYPSVTFVGDEALVAYYSRSTKWKRDSEVTLRIYDVGQFYG